The Synchiropus splendidus isolate RoL2022-P1 chromosome 1, RoL_Sspl_1.0, whole genome shotgun sequence genome includes a window with the following:
- the kcnt1a gene encoding potassium channel subfamily T member 1 isoform X2 translates to MDPRIIIPNWVDPMVGTWRSDTCGSDGGQRVQIEFYVNENTFKERLKLFFIKNQRSSLRIRVFNFSLKLLTCLLYIIRVVTDNPAGVGQHSTPSGNNKCIDCQWNGSVQDREINWELIFWVDRKLPVWAIQVIVAIISFLETMLLMYLSYKGNIWEQIFQVSFLLEMINTVPFIITIFWPSIRNIFIPVFLNCWLAKCALENMINDVHRAIQRTNSAMFNQVLILICTLLCLVFTGTCGIQHLERAGRNLSLFNSFYFCIVTFSTVGFGDVTPRIWPSQLLVVIMICVALVVLPLQFEELIYLWMERQKSGGNYSRHRAQTEKHVVLCVSTLKIDLLMDFLNEFYAHPRLQDYYVVILCPSEMDLQVRRVLQIPLWSQRVIYLQGSVLKDQDLLRAKMDDAEACFILSSRNEVDRMAADHQTILRAWAVKDFAPNCPLYVQILKPENKFHVKFADHVVCEEEFKYAMLALNCVCPATSTLVTLLVHTSRGREGQQSPEQWQRMYGCCSGNEVYHIRLCDSKFFGEYNGKSFTYASFHAHKKYGVCLIGIKREDNKSILLNPGPRHIMAASDTCYYINITKEENSAFIFNQEERKGRSAGGLYDGPSQLPVHSIIASMGTVAMDLQNTSPPDVAGGKLVPPTVNGTGSRRPSIAPVQEIADSSCILPCDLLSDQSEDDSVFLDEKGHSSTEYVKGYPLNSPYIGSSPTLCHLLAEKAPFCCLRLDQGCRHNSFEDAKAYGFKNKLIIVSAETAGNGLYNFIVPLRAYYRPRKELNPIVLLLDNPPDNHFLEAICCFPMVYYMAGTIDNLDSLLQCGIIYADNLVVVDKESTMSAEEDYMADAKTIVNVQTMFRLFPSLSIITELTHPSNMRFMQFRAKDCYSLALSKLEKKERDKGSNLAFMFRLPFAAGRVFSISMLDTLLYQSFVKDYMILIARLLLGLDTTPGSGFLCAMKVTEGDLWISTYGRLFQKLCSSSAEIPIGIYRTESHIFTTSESQMSVSGDECEDTKEKGDESRSNDQSDHPLLRKKSMQWARRLSKKSVRWQGLSRDSSKDHTQRIAQQRLSLYRRSEREELSELVRNRMKHLGLPTSGYEDLTNLTASDVMNRVNLGYLQDEQNDQQNTLSYVLINPSPDTRLELNDIVYLIRSDPLAHVPEEPPVRSSSLKERHETCSDSREDTQL, encoded by the exons GGTACAGATAGAGTTTTACGTGAATGAAAACACTTTCAAGGAGCGCCTGAAGCTTTTCTTCATCAAGAACCAAAGATCAA GCCTCAGAATCCGAGTGTTCAACTTCTCCCTGAAGCTGCTCACCTGTCTCTTGTACATTATTCGAGTGGTGACTGACAACCCTGCCGGCGTGGGCCAACACAGCACTCCCAGTGGCAACAATAAATG CATCGACTGTCAGTGGAACGGCTCGGTGCAGGACCGGGAAATTAACTG GGAGTTGATATTTTGGGTGGACAGAAAGCTGCCTGTTTGGGCCATTCAA GTTATTGTTGCCATCATTAGTTTCTTGGAGACCATGTTGTTGATGTACCTGAGCTACAAg GGGAACATTTGGGAGCAGATATTCCAGGTGTCCTTTCTACTTGAGATGATCAACACTGTTCCTTTCATCATCACG ATCTTTTGGCCCTCAATACGAAACATCTTCATCCCAGTGTTTCTCAATTGTTGGCTGGCCAAATGTGCGCTGGAGAACATGATT AACGATGTCCACAGAGCCATCCAGAGGACCAACTCAGCCATGTTCAATCAGGTCCTCATCCTTATCTGCactctgctctgtttggtcttcACTGG AACTTGTGGAATTCAGCATTTGGAGCGAGCCGGAAGAAATCTTTCTCTGTTCAACTCTTTCTACTTCTGCATCGTGACCTTCTCCACCGTCGGCTTTGGAGACGTCACGCCCAGGATCTGGCCTTCACAGCTGCTGGTCGTCATTATGATCTGCGTGGCCCTGGTGGTCCTCCCTCTGCAG TTCGAGGAGCTGATCTACCTGTGGATGGAGAGACAAAAGTCTGGAGGGAATTACAGCCGCCATCGGGCACAGACGGAGAAACACGTCGTCTTGTGTGTCAGTACCCTGAAAATAGATCTGCTCATGGATTTTCTAAATGAGTTCTATGCCCACCCCAGACTGCAG GATTACTATGTTGTGATCCTGTGCCCGAGTGAAATGGACCTGCAGGTGAGGAGAGTGTTGCAGATCCCTCTGTGGTCTCAGCGGGTCATTTATCTGCAAGGATCTGTGCTCAAGGACCAGGATCTTCTGCGCgccaa AATGGATGATGCTGAGGCCTGTTTCATTCTTAGTAGTCGTAACGAAGTGGATCGCATGGCGGCG GACCATCAGACCATCCTGAGAGCCTGGGCAGTGAAGGATTTTGCTCCGAACTGCCCCCTCTATGTTCAGATACTAAAACCTGAGAACAAGTTCCATGTTAAATTTGCAG ATCATGTCGTGTGTGAGGAGGAATTCAAGTATGCCATGTTGGCTCTGAATTGCGTCTGTCCAGCCACCTCCACGCTGGTGACCCTTCTCGTGCACACGTCACGTGGACG GGAAGGACAACAGTCTCCCGAGCAGTGGCAGAGGATGTATGGATGTTGCTCTGGGAACGAGGTCTACCATATCAGACTGTGCGACAGCAAGTTTTTCGGGGAATACAATGGCAAAAGCTTCACTTATGCCTCCTTCCATGCTCACAAAAA GTACGGAGTGTGTTTAATCGGCATAAAGAGGGAGGACAACAAAAGCATCCTCCTGAACCCTGGCCCGCGCCACATCATGGCCGCCTCGGATACCTGCTACTATATCAACATCACTAAGGAGGAAAATTCAGCATTCATCTTCAACCAGGAAGAAAGGAAAGGACGGTCAGCGGGAGGGCTCTATGACGGACCTTCGCAGCTTCCCGTGCACAGTATCATAGCGAGCATGG GGACGGTTGCCATGGATCTCCAGAACACGAGCCCTCCAGACGTCGCAGGTGGAAAACTGGTCCCACCTACAGTCAACGGAACTGGAAGCCGCCGTCCCAGCATCGCCCCTGTCCAGGAGATCGCCGACTCTTCCTGTATTTTGCCATGTGACCTCCTGAGTGACCAATCAGAAGATGACTCTGTGTTTTTAGACGAAAAAGGACACTCATCTACTga GTACGTGAAAGGTTATCCCCTCAACTCTCCGTACATCGGGAGCTCGCCCACCTTGTGCCATCTTTTGGCTGAGAAAGCCCCATTTTGCTGCCTACGACTGGACCAG GGGTGCAGACACAACAGCTTTGAGGACGCCAAAGCTTACGGCTTCAAGAACAAGCTGATCATCGTGTCTGCTGAGACAGCTGGCAACGGTCTCTACAACTTCATTGTGCCGCTCCGAGCTTACTACAGGCCGAGGAAAGAGCTTAACCCCATTGTGTTACTCCTGGATAACCC GCCTGATAATCACTTCCTGGAAGCCATTTGCTGTTTTCCTATGGTCTACTACATGGCTGGAACCATTGACAA TCTCGACAGCCTTCTGCAGTGCGGGATCATCTACGCTGATAATCTGGTGGTGGTGGATAAAGAGAGCACGATGAGTGCGGAGGAGGATTACATGGCTGATGCCAAAACCATTGTGAACGTCCAGACGATGTTCAG gttgTTCCCGAGCCTCAGTATCATCACTGAGCTCACTCATCCGTCCAACATGAGGTTCATGCAGTTCAGAGCCAAGGACTGCTACTCTCTGGCTTTGTCCAAGCTGGAGAAG AAAGAGCGAGATAAAGGATCGAACTTGGCCTTCATGTTCCGCCTCCCCTTCGCCGCAGGAAGAGTATTCAGTATCAGCATGCTGGACACACTTCTCTATCAG TCGTTTGTGAAGGACTACATGATTCTCATAGCCAGACTGCTGCTTGGGTTGGACACAACTCCAGGATCTGGATTCCTCTGTGCG ATGAAAGTGACTGAGGGGGATCTGTGGATCAGTACCTACGGCAGATTGTTCCAGAAGCTCTGCTCCTCCAGTGCAGAGATTCCGATCGGGATATACCGGACAGAGTCGCACATTTTCACCACGTCTGAG TCCCAGATGTCGGTCAGTGGAGATGAGTGTGAAGACACCAAGGAGAAGGGGGACGAGTCCCGTAGTAACGACCAGTCAGACCACCCcctgctgaggaagaagagcatgcAGTGGGCGCGACGGCTGAGCAAGAAGAGCGTGAGGTGGCAGGGTCTGAGTCGTGACTCCAGCAAAGACCACACGCAGCGCATCGCTCAGCAGCGCCTCAGCCTGTACAGACGCTCAGAGAGGGAGGAGCTGTCCGAGCTGGTGCGCAACCGCATGAAACATCTGGGCCTCCCCACGTCTGGATATG AAGATCTAACCAATCTGACAGCCAGTGATGTCATGAACAGGGTCAATCTGGGGTATCTGCAGG ATGAGCAGAATGACCAGCAGAACACTCTCTCCTACGTGCTGATCAACCCTTCACCTGACACCAGGCTGGAGCTGAATGACATTGT CTACTTGATCCGCTCCGACCCTCTGGCTCATGTCCCCGAGGAGCCTCCTGTCCGCAGCAGCAGTCTGAAAGAGAGACACGAGACCTGCTCAGACTCCAGAGAGGACACGCAGCTCTGA
- the kcnt1a gene encoding potassium channel subfamily T member 2 isoform X1, protein MHLTQEDDLVKGDPTQTTAAHRPACSASSSAKMCSECYENQSFVNDDGTVNEHKFRASQAPLQSSSSSSGVILDISRLKMEQLESEVPPLPPRFRFRDLLLGDQSFQNDDRVQIEFYVNENTFKERLKLFFIKNQRSSLRIRVFNFSLKLLTCLLYIIRVVTDNPAGVGQHSTPSGNNKCIDCQWNGSVQDREINWELIFWVDRKLPVWAIQVIVAIISFLETMLLMYLSYKGNIWEQIFQVSFLLEMINTVPFIITIFWPSIRNIFIPVFLNCWLAKCALENMINDVHRAIQRTNSAMFNQVLILICTLLCLVFTGTCGIQHLERAGRNLSLFNSFYFCIVTFSTVGFGDVTPRIWPSQLLVVIMICVALVVLPLQFEELIYLWMERQKSGGNYSRHRAQTEKHVVLCVSTLKIDLLMDFLNEFYAHPRLQDYYVVILCPSEMDLQVRRVLQIPLWSQRVIYLQGSVLKDQDLLRAKMDDAEACFILSSRNEVDRMAADHQTILRAWAVKDFAPNCPLYVQILKPENKFHVKFADHVVCEEEFKYAMLALNCVCPATSTLVTLLVHTSRGREGQQSPEQWQRMYGCCSGNEVYHIRLCDSKFFGEYNGKSFTYASFHAHKKYGVCLIGIKREDNKSILLNPGPRHIMAASDTCYYINITKEENSAFIFNQEERKGRSAGGLYDGPSQLPVHSIIASMGTVAMDLQNTSPPDVAGGKLVPPTVNGTGSRRPSIAPVQEIADSSCILPCDLLSDQSEDDSVFLDEKGHSSTEYVKGYPLNSPYIGSSPTLCHLLAEKAPFCCLRLDQGCRHNSFEDAKAYGFKNKLIIVSAETAGNGLYNFIVPLRAYYRPRKELNPIVLLLDNPPDNHFLEAICCFPMVYYMAGTIDNLDSLLQCGIIYADNLVVVDKESTMSAEEDYMADAKTIVNVQTMFRLFPSLSIITELTHPSNMRFMQFRAKDCYSLALSKLEKKERDKGSNLAFMFRLPFAAGRVFSISMLDTLLYQSFVKDYMILIARLLLGLDTTPGSGFLCAMKVTEGDLWISTYGRLFQKLCSSSAEIPIGIYRTESHIFTTSESQMSVSGDECEDTKEKGDESRSNDQSDHPLLRKKSMQWARRLSKKSVRWQGLSRDSSKDHTQRIAQQRLSLYRRSEREELSELVRNRMKHLGLPTSGYEDLTNLTASDVMNRVNLGYLQDEQNDQQNTLSYVLINPSPDTRLELNDIVYLIRSDPLAHVPEEPPVRSSSLKERHETCSDSREDTQL, encoded by the exons GGTACAGATAGAGTTTTACGTGAATGAAAACACTTTCAAGGAGCGCCTGAAGCTTTTCTTCATCAAGAACCAAAGATCAA GCCTCAGAATCCGAGTGTTCAACTTCTCCCTGAAGCTGCTCACCTGTCTCTTGTACATTATTCGAGTGGTGACTGACAACCCTGCCGGCGTGGGCCAACACAGCACTCCCAGTGGCAACAATAAATG CATCGACTGTCAGTGGAACGGCTCGGTGCAGGACCGGGAAATTAACTG GGAGTTGATATTTTGGGTGGACAGAAAGCTGCCTGTTTGGGCCATTCAA GTTATTGTTGCCATCATTAGTTTCTTGGAGACCATGTTGTTGATGTACCTGAGCTACAAg GGGAACATTTGGGAGCAGATATTCCAGGTGTCCTTTCTACTTGAGATGATCAACACTGTTCCTTTCATCATCACG ATCTTTTGGCCCTCAATACGAAACATCTTCATCCCAGTGTTTCTCAATTGTTGGCTGGCCAAATGTGCGCTGGAGAACATGATT AACGATGTCCACAGAGCCATCCAGAGGACCAACTCAGCCATGTTCAATCAGGTCCTCATCCTTATCTGCactctgctctgtttggtcttcACTGG AACTTGTGGAATTCAGCATTTGGAGCGAGCCGGAAGAAATCTTTCTCTGTTCAACTCTTTCTACTTCTGCATCGTGACCTTCTCCACCGTCGGCTTTGGAGACGTCACGCCCAGGATCTGGCCTTCACAGCTGCTGGTCGTCATTATGATCTGCGTGGCCCTGGTGGTCCTCCCTCTGCAG TTCGAGGAGCTGATCTACCTGTGGATGGAGAGACAAAAGTCTGGAGGGAATTACAGCCGCCATCGGGCACAGACGGAGAAACACGTCGTCTTGTGTGTCAGTACCCTGAAAATAGATCTGCTCATGGATTTTCTAAATGAGTTCTATGCCCACCCCAGACTGCAG GATTACTATGTTGTGATCCTGTGCCCGAGTGAAATGGACCTGCAGGTGAGGAGAGTGTTGCAGATCCCTCTGTGGTCTCAGCGGGTCATTTATCTGCAAGGATCTGTGCTCAAGGACCAGGATCTTCTGCGCgccaa AATGGATGATGCTGAGGCCTGTTTCATTCTTAGTAGTCGTAACGAAGTGGATCGCATGGCGGCG GACCATCAGACCATCCTGAGAGCCTGGGCAGTGAAGGATTTTGCTCCGAACTGCCCCCTCTATGTTCAGATACTAAAACCTGAGAACAAGTTCCATGTTAAATTTGCAG ATCATGTCGTGTGTGAGGAGGAATTCAAGTATGCCATGTTGGCTCTGAATTGCGTCTGTCCAGCCACCTCCACGCTGGTGACCCTTCTCGTGCACACGTCACGTGGACG GGAAGGACAACAGTCTCCCGAGCAGTGGCAGAGGATGTATGGATGTTGCTCTGGGAACGAGGTCTACCATATCAGACTGTGCGACAGCAAGTTTTTCGGGGAATACAATGGCAAAAGCTTCACTTATGCCTCCTTCCATGCTCACAAAAA GTACGGAGTGTGTTTAATCGGCATAAAGAGGGAGGACAACAAAAGCATCCTCCTGAACCCTGGCCCGCGCCACATCATGGCCGCCTCGGATACCTGCTACTATATCAACATCACTAAGGAGGAAAATTCAGCATTCATCTTCAACCAGGAAGAAAGGAAAGGACGGTCAGCGGGAGGGCTCTATGACGGACCTTCGCAGCTTCCCGTGCACAGTATCATAGCGAGCATGG GGACGGTTGCCATGGATCTCCAGAACACGAGCCCTCCAGACGTCGCAGGTGGAAAACTGGTCCCACCTACAGTCAACGGAACTGGAAGCCGCCGTCCCAGCATCGCCCCTGTCCAGGAGATCGCCGACTCTTCCTGTATTTTGCCATGTGACCTCCTGAGTGACCAATCAGAAGATGACTCTGTGTTTTTAGACGAAAAAGGACACTCATCTACTga GTACGTGAAAGGTTATCCCCTCAACTCTCCGTACATCGGGAGCTCGCCCACCTTGTGCCATCTTTTGGCTGAGAAAGCCCCATTTTGCTGCCTACGACTGGACCAG GGGTGCAGACACAACAGCTTTGAGGACGCCAAAGCTTACGGCTTCAAGAACAAGCTGATCATCGTGTCTGCTGAGACAGCTGGCAACGGTCTCTACAACTTCATTGTGCCGCTCCGAGCTTACTACAGGCCGAGGAAAGAGCTTAACCCCATTGTGTTACTCCTGGATAACCC GCCTGATAATCACTTCCTGGAAGCCATTTGCTGTTTTCCTATGGTCTACTACATGGCTGGAACCATTGACAA TCTCGACAGCCTTCTGCAGTGCGGGATCATCTACGCTGATAATCTGGTGGTGGTGGATAAAGAGAGCACGATGAGTGCGGAGGAGGATTACATGGCTGATGCCAAAACCATTGTGAACGTCCAGACGATGTTCAG gttgTTCCCGAGCCTCAGTATCATCACTGAGCTCACTCATCCGTCCAACATGAGGTTCATGCAGTTCAGAGCCAAGGACTGCTACTCTCTGGCTTTGTCCAAGCTGGAGAAG AAAGAGCGAGATAAAGGATCGAACTTGGCCTTCATGTTCCGCCTCCCCTTCGCCGCAGGAAGAGTATTCAGTATCAGCATGCTGGACACACTTCTCTATCAG TCGTTTGTGAAGGACTACATGATTCTCATAGCCAGACTGCTGCTTGGGTTGGACACAACTCCAGGATCTGGATTCCTCTGTGCG ATGAAAGTGACTGAGGGGGATCTGTGGATCAGTACCTACGGCAGATTGTTCCAGAAGCTCTGCTCCTCCAGTGCAGAGATTCCGATCGGGATATACCGGACAGAGTCGCACATTTTCACCACGTCTGAG TCCCAGATGTCGGTCAGTGGAGATGAGTGTGAAGACACCAAGGAGAAGGGGGACGAGTCCCGTAGTAACGACCAGTCAGACCACCCcctgctgaggaagaagagcatgcAGTGGGCGCGACGGCTGAGCAAGAAGAGCGTGAGGTGGCAGGGTCTGAGTCGTGACTCCAGCAAAGACCACACGCAGCGCATCGCTCAGCAGCGCCTCAGCCTGTACAGACGCTCAGAGAGGGAGGAGCTGTCCGAGCTGGTGCGCAACCGCATGAAACATCTGGGCCTCCCCACGTCTGGATATG AAGATCTAACCAATCTGACAGCCAGTGATGTCATGAACAGGGTCAATCTGGGGTATCTGCAGG ATGAGCAGAATGACCAGCAGAACACTCTCTCCTACGTGCTGATCAACCCTTCACCTGACACCAGGCTGGAGCTGAATGACATTGT CTACTTGATCCGCTCCGACCCTCTGGCTCATGTCCCCGAGGAGCCTCCTGTCCGCAGCAGCAGTCTGAAAGAGAGACACGAGACCTGCTCAGACTCCAGAGAGGACACGCAGCTCTGA